In one window of Carassius carassius chromosome 38, fCarCar2.1, whole genome shotgun sequence DNA:
- the LOC132119379 gene encoding lymphocyte antigen 75-like: protein MDWSTQQMFYTIIFLLSGLGGCVSAVNNGNGTFTIQHNSNGKCLLVQDGVLKLGACSSVPAVLWKWGSAHRLFNMQSSTCLGLEVHSKMLTMFSCDSAAFLHWKCHEDIIYTEYQMKLSVGTNDSVTAKIDGQDTWKRGGSSDNICQQPYRRMHTSGGNSNGVPCEFPFFHNGTWHHNCLPGTEDKTLDWCSTTANYDQENKWGNCLKYVEGCSSSLWNESPVKGRCYQVFSMAVVTWHEARDACLSQGGDLLSLSSPQELEFFRNKKDLPSKLWIGLNHLDWMQGWQWSDGSALSFAPWETGMPIRSLLSDEDCGVLKEPLRFGAETCEHRLPFICMKSDKGSESPVREVYKPTACEDGWIGWKGFCYKLESGTETKLSFHEAQNICNMAHSHLASIHSLEDVEMLHTYFHSDLKAEVWIGLSGNGTTSVYNWADNVPVSFTYWARAQPPPLLPNTIHCVYYAGEHHTWSVSDCDKLRAYICMKNGTVNESASEEGCPPEGNWKRHGGACYKVDRELVSYKNSCHISINNRFEQAFINSLLKELISTEVLYFWTGIQDTKGSREYLWIGQDGTSVPVTYTNWKLLEPAFPGGCVVMSTGNPLGQWVVKNCTLFKAGNICKKPIKSMIQPTPDPIVPNPNASCAPGWVSMEGLLYCYKVFHGERLTRKRSWDEAERFCQALGGHLPSFTEARDMQVLDSILRDFISDDRFFWVGLNRRNPNNYNNWEWSDGRPVSMMIFPDEFNEDDAYDRDCVAFKNLKRKPFFHLLFQKAPPETFYSSTFHCDAKLEWVCQIPRGHTPKTPEWYNPDGHHSTSVFIDGQEFWFVTEPMLSFEEAGLYCSSNSSKLASPNTPGATQSLQKELLKHSQQQIVKWWADIRHPDPRFHFRLRSMHPYYSAFLGRCPSITPFWFEPDFNNNCNERQPFVCETLNITSAEKGTPKPHPPGTKCGENSHQFRDKCYKVLYETPFLSFKKASELCATLKGTMLTISDQVEQDFITTLLPGLPGQPQKVWIGLKMYSHGMEWVDNMPLEYLNFNPLLQGQTRHIFINSFEQEVMELCAYMYNNAHSDMIGTWDYSSCSDRQNLSICQHYADKPEVPDHKDNFTANNHTFKVIQQDNLTWAEAHWLCQNYSMSLVSIPDAYVQALLTVEVSRRQQPLWIGLFSEDEGEHFYWTDHSHAKFSRWTSEPTKGSCVYLDTDGFWKATVFTEELSGAICHTPHYKTITPEGDSVKCHHKSNGQNWILFKDNCYTLLLGASRWGNDKINEQPNCKTLAGSGEILTIRDEEENDFIRQQLQPFKNLVTFVWLGMNKSKTDEQLKWLDGTNVQFSNWKNGQRPNITEPFVVGLNLFGEWEMITIQRYFKSFRQQSIVVCKSFRGPQEEFMKGVVDVDTPDGISYRRVAKRMDWYQALQECGSNGGNLASIPDKTTNDNMALIAKRDGFSLWIGLSKQDVSGWPFEWSDGSAVKFTPDGFVNDGHDTEEKCVFVDSKGTWTAISCHAALEGAICYNHINEKTSAHLSSRSSSSCPKNDDHFSWVLFKDHCYAFSMYNYSVINMENGKNMCQNLDPSSKLLTIKSKEENDFVSDYVNKNPSITSRVWLALDVNGKGKPTGWNDGSKLDFSSWDAKSRRSEDMSQVCAVMVSSTGTWTYTSCSNSRSRIVCKAPANLGSPVALAFFIIILICIIVMVSFILYKKNKHRFHSSVRYQRNFDDTDSASMINDEE, encoded by the exons ATGGATTGGAGTACACAGCAGATGTTTTACACCATAATATTCCTACTGTCCGGATTAGGAGGTTGCGTATCAGCTGTAAACAACG GAAATGGCACGTTTACTATCCAGCACAATAGCAATGGGAAGTGCCTCCTGGTCCAGGATGGAGTCTTGAAGTTGGGAGCCTGTTCGTCAGTGCCAGCCGTTTTGTGGAAGTGGGGTTCAGCCCACAGGCTGTTTAACATGCAGTCGTCCACGTGTCTGGGTCTTGAGGTGCACTCCAAAATGTTGACCATGTTCAGCTGCGACTCCGCTGCATTCCTGCACTGGAAGTGCCACGAGGATATCATCTACACCGAATACCAAATGAAACTCAGCGTCGGGACTAATGACTCTGTCACTGCCAAGATCGACGGACAGGACACTTGGAAAAGAGGAGGGAGCTCGGATAACATCTGTCAGCAGCCGTATCGAA GGATGCACACAAGCGGGGGGAATTCCAATGGGGTGCCCTGTGAGTTCCCCTTTTTCCACAATGGGACCTGGCACCACAACTGTCTGCCTGGCACTGAAGACAAGACGCTGGACTGGTGCTCCACCACAGCAAACTATGATCAAGAGAACAAGTGGGGGAATTGTCTGAAGTATG tggAGGGATGTTCTTCTTCTTTATGGAATGAAAGCCCAGTGAAAGGACGCTGCTATCAGGTCTTTTCCATGGCGGTGGTGACCTGGCATGAGGCACGGGATGCCTGTCTGAGTCAAGGAGGAGATTTGCTCAGCCTGTCTAGCCCTCAAGAGCTTGAGTTCT TTAGAAATAAGAAAGACTTGCCAAGTAAGCTGTGGATCGGCTTGAACCATCTGGACTGGATGCAGGGCTGGCAGTGGTCAGATGGATCAGCTTTATCTTTCGCCCCTTGGGAAACAG GCATGCCAATCAGATCCCTTTTGTCGGACGAGGACTGTGGGGTTCTGAAGGAGCCGCTGCGTTTCGGCGCAGAGACGTGTGAACATCGGCTTCCATTCATCTGCATGAAGAGTGACAAAGGCAGTGAGAGTCCAG TCAGGGAGGTATATAAGCCCACGGCGTGTGAAGATGGTTGGATTGGGTGGAAAGGATTTTGTTATAAACTCGAAAGTGGAACAGAGACAAAACTGTCATTTCATGAAGCTCAGAATATATGTAATATGGCTCACTCTCACCTTGCCAGCATCCACAGTTTAGAGGATGTTGAAATGCTACACACATATTTTCACTCAG ATCTGAAAGCAGAAGTATGGATTGGTCTTTCGGGCAATGGAACCACCTCAGTTTATAACTGGGCCGATAATGTACCAGTGTCTTTTACATACTGGGCCAGAGCTCAACCTCCACCTCTTCTACCAAATACCATCCACTGCGTGTACTATGcaggagag CATCATACATGGTCTGTGTCTGACTGTGACAAGCTGAGGGCTTACATCTGTATGAAGAATGGGACTGTGAATGAGAGCGCCTCAGAGGAAGGCTGCCCTCCAGAGGGG AACTGGAAGAGGCATGGCGGCGCTTGCTATAAAGTGGACAGAGAGCTGGTGTCATATAAAAACAGCTGCCACATCAGCATTAATAACAG ATTTGAGCAGGCCTTCATTAACAGTCTTCTGAAAGAGCTTATCAGTACTGAGGTGTTGTACTTCTGGACGGGGATACAGGACACTAAAGGCTCCAGGGAGTACCTGTGGATTGGTCAGGATGGGACATCAGTCCCGGTCACCTATACTAACTGGAAATTGCTAGAACCCG CGTTCCCTGGGGGCTGTGTAGTGATGTCTACTGGGAATCCTTTGGGCCAGTGGGTTGTGAAGAACTGCACTCTGTTCAAAGCTGGCAATATCTGTAAGAAACCTATTAAATCAATGATCCAACCCACCCCGGATCCAATTGTGCCAAATCCCAATGCTTCCTGTGCACCCGGATGGGTCTCGATGGAAGGCCTACTATACTGTTACAAG GTGTTTCACGGGGAGCGTTTGACTAGGAAGCGCTCATGGGACGAGGCAGAGCGTTTCTGTCAGGCACTAGGGGGTCATTTGCCCAGCTTCACTGAGGCTAGAGATATGCAAGTGTTAGATTCCATCCTGAGAGACTTTATCAG CGATGATCGTTTTTTCTGGGTGGGACTTAATCGCCGAAATCCAAATAACTACAACAACTGGGAATGGAGTGACGGGCGCCCG GTCTCCATGATGATCTTTCCTGATGAATTCAATGAAGATGATGCCTATGACAGGGATTGCGTTGCGTTTAAG AATTTGAAAAGAAAGCCGTTTTTCCACCTCCTGTTTCAAAAAGCTCCTCCAGAGACTTTTTATTCCAGCACCTTTCACTGCGATGCCAAACTTGAATGGGTGTGTCAGATACCACGAG GTCACACACCAAAAACACCAGAGTGGTACAACCCAG ATGGGCACCATAGCACATCAGTGTTTATAGATGGCCAGGAGTTCTGGTTTGTGACAGAGCCAATGTTGTCCTTTGAGGAGGCTGGCTTGTactgcagcagcaacagcagcaaacTCGCCTCACCCAACACCCCTGGTGCCACACAAAGCCTACAGAAAGAACTGCTTAAG CATTCGCAACAACAGATTGTAAAGTGGTGGGCAGACATACGTCACCCTGATCCTCGTTTTCACTTTAG gCTCCGCTCCATGCATCCCTATTATTCAGCATTTCTGGGCAGGTGCCCCTCTATCACTCCTTTCTGGTTTGAACCCG ATTTCAACAACAACTGTAATGAAAGACAGCCGTTTGTGTGCGAGACCCTGAACATCACTTCTGCGGAGAAAGGAACCCCAAAACCGCACCCACCCGGCACCAAGTGTGGGGAAAATTCACATCAGTTCAGAGACAAG TGCTACAAGGTTTTATATGAAACACCTTTCTTAAGCTTTAAAAAAGCCAGTGAGCTTTGCGCGACACTGAAAGGAACGATGCTCACTATATCTGACCAAGTTGAACAGG ATTTCATCACTACACTTTTACCGGGGTTACCCGGACAGCCTCAGAAAGTCTGGATTGGCCTCAAGATGTATTCTCATGGCATGGAGTGGGTGGACAACATGCCACTTGAATATCTGAACTTCAATCCTCTCCTGCAAGGCCAGACACGACACATATTCATCAAT TCGTTTGAACAGGAAGTGATGGAGCTCTGTGCCTACATGTATAATAATGCTCATTCTGACATGATTGGCACCTGGGACTACAGCTCTTGCTCCGACCGTCAGAATCTCAGCATCTGCCAGCATTATGCAG ATAAACCAGAGGTACCTGATCATAAGGATAATTTCACGGCTAATAATCATACATTTAAGGTGATACAGCAAGACAATTTAACATGGGCAGAGGCTCATTGGTTATGCCAGAACTACAGTATGAGCTTAGTCAGCATACCTGATGCATATGTGCAAGCATTGCTCACAGTTGAAGTTTCTCGAAGACAACAACCCCTTTGGATTGGACTCTTCAGTGAAGAC GAAGGGGAGCACTTCTACTGGACAGACCACAGCCACGCTAAGTTCAGCCGCTGGACCTCTGAACCCACCAAAGGGTCCTGTGTGTATCTGGACACTGACGGTTTCTGGAAGGCAACTGTGTTTACTGAAGAGCTTTCCGGAGCGATCTGCCACACCCCACACT ATAAGACCATCACACCAGAAGGAGATTCGGTCAAATGTCATCACAAAAGCAATGGACAGAACTGGATCCTCTTTAAGGACAACTGCTACACGTTACTGCTGGGGGCCTCCAGGTGGGGCAACGACAAAATCAATGAACAGCCGAACTGCAAGACTCTTG CTGGGTCTGGAGAAATCCTGACTATCCGTGATGAGGAAGAGAATGATTTCATCAGACAGCAGTTGCAGCCATTCAAAAACTTGGTGACGTTTGTGTGGCTGGGAATGAACAAAAGCAAGACAG ATGAGCAGCTGAAGTGGCTAGATGGCACCAATGTGCAGTTCTCGAACTGGAAAAACGGTCAAAGACCAAACATCACAGAGCCCTTCGTGGTTGGCCTCAACTTATTCGGAGAGTGGGAAATGATAACAATTCAACGTTATTTCAAATCCTTCAGACAGCAGAGTATTGTGGTGTGCAAGAGTTTCAg aggtcCCCAAGAGGAGTTCATGAAGGGTGTGGTTGACGTTGATACTCCGGATGGCATAAGTTACCGTCGGGTGGCCAAGAGAATGGACTGGTATCAGGCTCTGCAAGAGTGTGGCAGCAACGGAGGAAATCTCGCCAGCATTCCTGACAAAACCACTAACGACAACATGGCACTGATCGCCAAAAGAGACGGCTTTTCACTGTGGATCGGCCTCTCCAAACAAGAT GTAAGCGGATGGCCATTTGAGTGGTCAGATGGGAGTGCGGTAAAATTCACACCAGATGGATTTGTCAATGACGGCCATGATACCGAggagaagtgtgtgtttgtggactCCAAAGGCACCTGGACAGCCATCAGCTGTCACGCAGCTCTAGAAGGGGCCATCTGTTACAACCACATCAATGAGA aaaCTAGTGCACATCTCTCTTCTCGGTCCAGCAGCAGTTGTCCCAAGAATGATGATCACTTTTCGTGGGTCCTGTTTAAAGATCACTGTTATGCTTTCAGCATGTACAACTACTCTGTCATTAACATGGAGAACGGCAAGAACATGTGTCAGAATCTGG ATCCATCCTCCAAGCTGTTAACCATCAAGAGTAAAGAGGAGAATGATTTTGTCTCTGACTACGTGAACAAGAACCCTTCCATCACAAGCCGAGTGTGGCTGGCGCTCGACGTTAACGGCAAAG GTAAGCCCACAGGTTGGAATGACggcagcaaactggacttctcAAGCTGGGATGCGAAATCAAGGCGATCTGAGGACATGTCGCAGGTCTGCGCTGTCATGGTGTCCAGCACCGGCACCTGGACTTACACAAGCTGCTCGAATAGTCGCAGCCGAATCGTCTGCAAAGCACCTGCCA ATCTAGGCAGCCCCGTGGCTTTGGCCTTCTTCATCATTATCTTGATCTGCATCATCGTGATGGTCTCCTTCATCTTGTACAAGAAAAACAAGCATCGCTTCCATTCGTCTGTACGTTACCAGCGCAACTTTGATGACACAGACAGTGCGAGTATGATCAATGATGAAGAATAA